One stretch of Streptomyces hygroscopicus DNA includes these proteins:
- a CDS encoding amino acid transporter, translating to MNRTSASSGPSGTAEATGTGATATPPLSHGLKQRHLSMIALGGVIGAGLFVGSGAGIAAAGPSIVVAYAVSGLLVMLVMRMLGEMSAANPASGSFSVHAERAIGPWAGFTVGWMFWILLCVGIAAEAIGAAGIMVQWFPGTDSWMWVALFMAMFCATNLAAVSNFGEFEFWFAALKIAAITIFLVLGVLAILGVLPGTDAPGGSHLTGDGGFLPNGVNGLVVGLLASVFAYGGLETVTIAAAESENPVKSVAGAVRTAMWRIALFYVGSMVVVVTLIPWNDKALVAEGPYVAVLNHLDIPAAGDIMNVIVLIALLSAMNANIYGASRMSYSLVTRGEGPAFLGRVTGGVPRLTVLASSFFGFVAVLLSYWWPDTIFKWLLNMVGAAVLVVWGFIAAAQLRMRSRLQREAPEKLVVKMWLFPYLTWVALAATVGVLVLMLRESDTRSQLYATAVMAIALAIIGYVRQRTAVARQEG from the coding sequence ATGAACCGGACATCCGCGTCCTCCGGGCCATCCGGCACCGCCGAGGCGACCGGCACGGGCGCGACCGCCACGCCACCGCTCTCCCACGGCCTCAAGCAGCGCCATCTGTCGATGATCGCCCTCGGGGGTGTGATCGGCGCGGGGCTGTTCGTCGGCTCCGGCGCCGGAATCGCCGCCGCCGGTCCGTCGATCGTGGTGGCCTACGCGGTCTCCGGGCTGCTGGTGATGCTCGTGATGCGGATGCTCGGCGAGATGTCGGCGGCCAACCCGGCCTCCGGCTCGTTCTCCGTGCACGCCGAGCGGGCGATCGGGCCCTGGGCGGGGTTCACGGTCGGCTGGATGTTCTGGATCCTGCTGTGCGTGGGCATCGCCGCCGAGGCGATCGGCGCGGCCGGGATCATGGTCCAGTGGTTCCCGGGCACCGACTCCTGGATGTGGGTCGCCCTCTTCATGGCGATGTTCTGCGCGACTAACCTCGCGGCGGTCAGCAATTTCGGCGAGTTCGAGTTCTGGTTCGCCGCGCTGAAGATCGCCGCGATCACGATCTTCCTCGTCCTCGGCGTACTCGCGATTCTCGGCGTCCTGCCGGGCACCGACGCCCCCGGCGGCTCCCACCTCACCGGTGACGGCGGCTTCCTCCCCAACGGCGTGAACGGCCTGGTCGTCGGCCTGCTGGCCTCCGTCTTCGCCTACGGCGGACTGGAGACGGTGACGATCGCGGCGGCCGAGTCCGAGAACCCGGTCAAGAGCGTCGCGGGTGCGGTGCGCACCGCGATGTGGCGCATCGCCCTCTTCTACGTCGGCTCGATGGTGGTCGTGGTCACGCTGATCCCGTGGAACGACAAGGCGTTGGTCGCCGAGGGTCCCTACGTCGCCGTCCTCAACCACCTCGACATCCCCGCGGCCGGGGACATCATGAACGTGATCGTGCTGATCGCGCTGCTCTCCGCGATGAACGCCAACATCTACGGCGCCTCCCGCATGTCCTACTCCCTGGTCACCCGCGGCGAGGGCCCCGCCTTCCTGGGCCGCGTCACCGGCGGCGTCCCCCGCCTCACCGTGCTCGCCTCCTCCTTCTTCGGCTTCGTCGCGGTGCTGCTCAGCTACTGGTGGCCGGACACCATCTTCAAGTGGCTGCTCAACATGGTCGGCGCCGCGGTACTGGTGGTCTGGGGCTTCATCGCCGCCGCCCAACTGCGCATGCGCAGCCGCCTGCAGCGCGAGGCCCCGGAAAAGCTCGTGGTGAAGATGTGGCTCTTCCCGTACCTGACCTGGGTCGCCCTGGCCGCGACGGTCGGAGTGCTGGTGCTGATGCTGCGCGAGAGCGACACCCGCAGCCAGCTGTACGCCACGGCGGTGATGGCGATCGCGCTCGCGATCATCGGGTACGTACGGCAGCGGACGGCGGTGGCGCGGCAGGAGGGCTGA
- a CDS encoding biotin biosynthesis protein BioY — protein MSTVSAAATPGTVLADAVFPARRVLARDTALVIGGAVLTGLAAQISVPVPGSPVPVTGQTFAALLVGTSLGARRGFLSLALYTLVGMAGVPWFAEGSSGAAMPSFGYVLGMLLAATVVGALARRGGDRGVLRTAGTMAVGSAVTYAVGVPYLALATHISLGEAIAAGLTPFLIGDALKAALAMGALPAAWKLLGRRG, from the coding sequence ATGAGCACGGTTTCTGCCGCCGCCACACCCGGTACGGTCCTCGCGGACGCGGTCTTTCCCGCGCGGCGCGTCCTGGCCCGGGACACCGCGCTGGTCATCGGGGGCGCCGTGCTCACCGGTCTCGCCGCCCAGATCTCGGTGCCGGTCCCCGGCTCGCCGGTGCCGGTGACCGGCCAGACGTTCGCCGCCCTGCTGGTGGGCACCTCGCTGGGCGCCCGGCGCGGCTTCCTGTCGCTGGCGCTGTACACCCTGGTCGGCATGGCGGGCGTGCCGTGGTTCGCCGAGGGCAGCTCCGGCGCCGCCATGCCGTCCTTCGGCTATGTGCTGGGCATGCTGCTGGCGGCGACCGTGGTGGGCGCGCTGGCCCGGCGCGGCGGTGACCGCGGGGTGCTGCGCACCGCGGGCACCATGGCGGTCGGTTCGGCGGTCACCTACGCCGTGGGCGTCCCGTATCTCGCGCTGGCCACCCACATCTCCCTCGGCGAGGCGATCGCGGCCGGGCTCACCCCGTTCCTGATCGGGGACGCGCTGAAGGCCGCGCTGGCGATGGGCGCGCTGCCGGCCGCCTGGAAGCTGCTGGGCCGCCGGGGCTGA
- a CDS encoding DSBA oxidoreductase: MTETAKTPADFWFDPLCPWAWMTSRWMLEVEKVRPVEVRWHVMSLAVLNEPKLDELPEEYRELLKTAWGPVRVCIAAEQKHGSEVLGRLYTALGTRFHNQGLEKNRETIVAALEEAGLPADLADYADSDAYDTELRASHKEGIELVGQDVGTPVIAVPGSDGEQVAFFGPVVTPAPKGEDAAKLWDGTLLVASIPGFYEIKRTRTVGPIFD, from the coding sequence GTGACCGAGACTGCCAAGACTCCTGCTGATTTCTGGTTCGATCCGCTGTGTCCCTGGGCCTGGATGACCTCGCGCTGGATGCTCGAGGTGGAGAAGGTGCGCCCGGTCGAGGTGCGTTGGCACGTCATGAGCCTCGCCGTGCTCAACGAGCCCAAGCTGGATGAGCTGCCCGAGGAGTACCGCGAGCTGCTGAAGACCGCCTGGGGCCCGGTCCGGGTCTGCATCGCCGCCGAGCAGAAGCACGGCAGCGAGGTTCTCGGCCGGCTCTACACCGCCCTCGGCACCCGCTTCCACAACCAGGGCCTGGAGAAGAACCGCGAGACGATCGTGGCCGCCCTCGAGGAGGCCGGTCTCCCCGCCGACCTCGCCGACTACGCCGACTCCGACGCGTACGACACCGAGCTGCGCGCCTCCCACAAGGAGGGCATCGAGCTGGTCGGCCAGGACGTGGGCACCCCCGTCATCGCCGTCCCGGGCTCGGACGGCGAGCAGGTCGCCTTCTTCGGCCCGGTGGTCACCCCCGCCCCCAAGGGCGAGGACGCCGCCAAGCTGTGGGACGGCACGCTGCTGGTCGCCTCGATCCCCGGCTTCTACGAGATCAAGCGGACTCGTACGGTCGGCCCGATCTTCGACTGA
- a CDS encoding aminopeptidase N, whose amino-acid sequence MPGENLTRDEARARAKLLAVERYEVALDLRSAVGEHTGSGPRTFRSTTTIRFRCAEPGAATFADLLAPSVTSVRLNGRELDAAAVFDGSRIALEGLAAENELVVDAQCAYSRTGEGLHRFVDPEDGEVYLYTQYEPADARRVFANFEQPDLKGPFTFSVTAPEGWTVLSNGTVDRVEPSGAGDGAATSHFVPTRPISTYITAVLAGPYHHESDLYRRTLPDGSELEIPLGALCRKGLAKHFDAGDIFTVTKQGLDFFHDHFDYPYPFGKYDQAFVPEYNLGAMENPGCVTFREEFIFRGKVTQASYENRANVILHEMAHMWFGDLVTMEWWDDLWLKESFADFMGAFALVGATRFTDGWITFANRRKAWAYRADQLPSTHPVTADIRDLEDAKLNFDGITYAKGASVLKQLVAYVGQDAFLEGARRYFKRHAYGNTRLSDLLSVLGETSGRDMATWSRAWLETAGVNALTPQATYDAEGHITELAVEQEAAESHPTLRPHRVAVGLYRKEAPAGERPGALVRYARAEVDVDGPRTVVPELTGVSRPDLILVNDDDLTYCKIRFDEKSLDTLRQHLGELTDPLARALSWSALWNLTRDALLPARDYLELVRRFAGAESDIGVLQMVQAWALSALHHYSAPDAREAAGAQLAEVALSELRLAEPGSGHQLAWARFFAQVAVAESELRMLSGLLDGTARIDGLDVDQELRWTFLAALAASGQADEALIGAELARDDTASGKRHQVRCLAARPSAAVKAEAWDAVVESDRLSNALVEATISGFDQPGQRDLLAPYAPRYFEVIERIWQERSIEIGMAIVRGLFPAAQGDARALEAADAWLDGHPDAAPALRRLVLEARDDLARALRGQQCDERAAA is encoded by the coding sequence GTGCCCGGTGAGAACCTGACCCGTGACGAGGCCCGTGCGCGGGCGAAGCTGCTGGCCGTCGAGCGTTACGAGGTGGCGCTCGATCTGCGGTCCGCGGTCGGTGAGCACACCGGGTCCGGGCCGCGCACCTTCCGCTCCACGACCACGATCCGCTTCCGCTGCGCCGAGCCGGGCGCGGCGACCTTCGCCGATCTGCTGGCGCCCTCGGTGACCTCGGTGCGGCTCAACGGCCGGGAGCTGGACGCGGCGGCGGTCTTCGACGGCTCCCGGATCGCCCTGGAGGGGCTCGCCGCCGAGAACGAGCTGGTGGTGGACGCGCAGTGCGCCTACAGCCGGACCGGCGAGGGCCTGCACCGCTTCGTGGACCCGGAGGACGGCGAGGTCTACCTCTACACCCAGTACGAGCCGGCCGACGCCCGCCGGGTCTTCGCCAACTTCGAACAGCCGGATCTCAAGGGCCCGTTCACCTTCTCGGTCACCGCCCCGGAGGGCTGGACGGTGCTGAGCAACGGGACAGTGGACCGGGTCGAGCCGTCCGGTGCCGGCGATGGTGCCGCGACCAGCCACTTCGTCCCGACCCGGCCCATCTCGACGTACATCACGGCCGTGCTCGCCGGTCCGTACCACCACGAGAGCGACCTCTACCGCCGCACGCTGCCGGACGGCTCCGAGCTGGAGATCCCGCTGGGCGCGCTGTGCCGCAAGGGGCTGGCCAAGCACTTCGACGCGGGCGACATCTTCACGGTCACCAAGCAGGGTCTGGACTTCTTCCACGACCACTTCGACTATCCGTACCCGTTCGGCAAGTACGACCAGGCGTTCGTGCCGGAGTACAACCTCGGCGCGATGGAGAACCCGGGCTGTGTGACCTTCCGGGAGGAGTTCATCTTCCGCGGCAAGGTCACCCAGGCGTCGTACGAGAACCGGGCCAACGTCATCCTGCACGAGATGGCGCATATGTGGTTCGGCGACCTGGTGACCATGGAGTGGTGGGACGACCTGTGGCTCAAGGAGTCGTTCGCCGACTTCATGGGGGCCTTCGCCCTGGTCGGGGCGACCCGCTTCACCGACGGCTGGATCACCTTCGCCAACCGCCGCAAGGCCTGGGCCTACCGCGCCGACCAGTTGCCCTCCACCCACCCGGTCACGGCCGACATCCGTGACCTGGAGGACGCCAAGCTCAACTTCGACGGGATCACGTACGCCAAGGGCGCGTCCGTGCTCAAGCAGCTGGTGGCCTACGTCGGGCAGGACGCCTTCCTGGAGGGCGCGCGGCGCTACTTCAAGCGGCACGCGTACGGCAACACCCGGCTGTCGGATCTGCTGTCGGTGCTCGGCGAGACCTCTGGGCGGGACATGGCCACCTGGTCGCGCGCCTGGCTGGAGACCGCGGGGGTCAACGCGCTCACCCCGCAGGCCACCTATGACGCCGAGGGGCACATCACCGAGCTGGCGGTGGAGCAGGAGGCCGCCGAGAGCCATCCCACGCTGCGTCCGCACCGGGTGGCGGTGGGGCTGTACCGCAAGGAGGCCCCGGCCGGTGAGCGCCCCGGGGCGCTGGTGCGCTACGCCCGCGCCGAGGTGGACGTCGACGGTCCCCGTACGGTCGTCCCCGAGCTGACCGGCGTCTCCCGGCCCGATCTGATCCTGGTCAACGACGACGACCTCACCTACTGCAAGATCCGCTTCGACGAGAAGTCGCTGGACACCCTGCGCCAGCACCTGGGCGAGCTGACCGACCCCCTCGCCCGCGCGCTGAGCTGGTCCGCGCTGTGGAACCTCACTCGTGACGCGCTGCTGCCCGCCCGCGACTATCTGGAGCTGGTGCGGCGGTTCGCGGGGGCCGAGAGCGACATCGGCGTGCTGCAGATGGTCCAGGCATGGGCGCTGTCCGCCCTGCACCACTACTCGGCGCCGGACGCGCGCGAGGCGGCGGGCGCCCAGCTCGCCGAGGTCGCGCTGAGCGAGCTGCGGCTGGCCGAGCCGGGTAGCGGGCATCAGCTCGCCTGGGCGCGGTTCTTCGCGCAGGTCGCCGTCGCCGAGTCCGAGCTGCGGATGCTGAGCGGGCTGCTGGACGGCACGGCCCGGATCGACGGACTGGACGTGGACCAGGAGCTGCGCTGGACGTTCCTGGCCGCGCTGGCCGCGAGCGGTCAGGCCGACGAGGCGCTGATCGGCGCCGAGCTGGCGCGCGACGACACCGCCTCCGGCAAGCGCCACCAGGTGCGGTGTCTGGCCGCCCGGCCCTCCGCCGCGGTCAAGGCCGAGGCATGGGACGCGGTGGTGGAGTCCGACCGCCTCTCCAACGCCCTGGTGGAGGCCACCATCTCCGGTTTCGACCAGCCGGGCCAGCGGGATCTGCTGGCGCCGTACGCACCGCGCTACTTCGAGGTGATCGAGCGGATCTGGCAGGAGCGGTCGATCGAGATCGGGATGGCGATCGTGCGCGGGCTGTTCCCGGCCGCCCAGGGCGACGCCCGCGCCCTGGAGGCGGCCGACGCCTGGCTGGACGGCCACCCGGACGCGGCGCCCGCGCTGCGCCGGCTGGTCCTGGAGGCACGCGACGACCTCGCCCGCGCCCTGCGCGGGCAGCAATGCGACGAGAGGGCAGCCGCCTAG
- a CDS encoding hydrolase, producing MSRIRSAAAAVAHLDRRTFLAATAATGATAGLGLAFGPGSGSADATQPATARAAGRRVVQAPAAPSTAGTTLETFSAARGATGYRRLAGGPAWTREVRGEITGAKGGREDRRTALASFVQLTDLHLTDVQHPMRYEFLRSGRAGAWRPHEALTIAGVASLIERINGLRGGPATGAPLSFVMTTGDNTDNNAKIELDWFLAAMNGGRITPNTGDPRRYEGVQNSGLKEFWHPEEALRDADKKLGFPRIDGFLKAALRTVNSPGLRLPWYSTIGNHDDLAGGVYSLGHDFYADFATGKRKLEIIPAAEAESLYKGTRKGADPKGADMKALLEAHAKDMRTVTPDERRAPFTQAEYLAAHLDPAATGPGPVGHGYTKANLDEGTLYYSFRVSEKVIGISLDTTDPGGHYTGSLGTAQLRWLERTLKAHKDDYVIVFSHHYSRSLDNMNHDPGRPGEARHGGDEVVALFQRHPQVLAWINGHSHQNEITPRGTFWEITTASHVDFPQLARVFEVVDNHDGTISLFTTLIESAAPHRTDFSDLSQTGLAALYRELSFNAPGASQKLAGDATDRNTELLLRKP from the coding sequence ATGTCCCGCATACGGTCCGCCGCAGCCGCCGTCGCCCACCTCGACCGGCGCACCTTCCTCGCCGCAACCGCCGCCACCGGTGCCACGGCCGGTCTGGGGCTCGCCTTCGGGCCCGGCAGTGGTTCGGCCGACGCCACGCAGCCCGCCACCGCGCGTGCCGCGGGCCGCCGGGTGGTGCAGGCCCCGGCGGCGCCCTCGACGGCCGGTACGACGCTGGAGACGTTCTCCGCCGCGCGGGGCGCCACCGGCTACCGGCGGCTCGCCGGCGGCCCCGCCTGGACCCGTGAGGTCCGCGGCGAGATCACCGGCGCCAAGGGCGGCCGCGAGGACCGGCGCACCGCGCTCGCCTCGTTCGTCCAGCTCACGGATCTGCACCTGACCGACGTCCAGCACCCGATGCGCTACGAGTTCCTGCGCAGCGGGCGCGCCGGGGCCTGGCGGCCGCATGAGGCGCTGACCATCGCCGGGGTCGCCTCGCTCATCGAGCGGATCAACGGGCTGCGCGGCGGACCCGCCACCGGGGCGCCGCTGTCGTTCGTCATGACCACCGGCGACAACACCGACAACAACGCCAAGATCGAGCTGGACTGGTTCCTGGCCGCGATGAACGGTGGCCGGATCACCCCCAACACCGGCGATCCGCGCCGCTACGAGGGCGTGCAGAACAGCGGGCTCAAGGAGTTCTGGCACCCCGAGGAGGCGCTGCGCGACGCCGACAAGAAGCTCGGCTTCCCGCGCATCGACGGCTTCCTCAAGGCCGCGCTGCGCACCGTCAACAGCCCCGGGCTGCGGCTGCCGTGGTACTCCACCATCGGCAACCACGACGATCTGGCGGGCGGTGTCTACTCCCTCGGCCACGACTTCTACGCGGACTTCGCCACCGGGAAGCGCAAGCTGGAGATCATCCCGGCCGCGGAGGCCGAGTCGCTCTACAAGGGGACGCGCAAGGGGGCCGACCCCAAGGGCGCGGACATGAAGGCGCTGCTGGAGGCGCACGCCAAGGACATGCGCACGGTCACCCCCGACGAGCGCCGCGCCCCCTTCACCCAGGCCGAGTACCTGGCCGCGCATCTCGACCCGGCCGCCACCGGCCCCGGCCCGGTCGGCCACGGCTACACCAAGGCCAACCTCGACGAGGGCACCCTCTACTACTCGTTCCGGGTCTCCGAGAAGGTGATCGGCATCAGCCTGGACACTACCGACCCGGGCGGCCACTACACCGGTTCGCTCGGCACCGCCCAACTGCGCTGGCTGGAGCGGACCCTGAAGGCCCACAAGGACGACTACGTCATCGTCTTCAGCCACCACTACAGCCGCAGCCTGGACAACATGAACCACGACCCGGGCCGGCCGGGCGAGGCCCGCCACGGCGGGGACGAGGTCGTCGCCCTGTTCCAGCGCCACCCTCAGGTGCTGGCCTGGATCAACGGCCACAGCCACCAGAACGAGATCACCCCGCGCGGCACCTTCTGGGAGATCACCACCGCCTCGCATGTGGACTTCCCCCAGCTGGCCCGGGTGTTCGAGGTCGTGGACAACCACGACGGCACGATCTCCCTGTTCACCACGCTCATCGAGTCGGCCGCGCCGCACCGCACGGACTTCTCGGACCTGTCCCAGACCGGTCTCGCGGCGCTCTACCGCGAGCTGTCCTTCAACGCGCCCGGCGCCAGCCAGAAGCTGGCCGGTGACGCGACGGACCGCAACACCGAGCTGCTGCTGCGCAAGCCCTGA
- a CDS encoding aspartate-semialdehyde dehydrogenase → MRIGIVGATGQVGGVMRRVLAERDFPAEQLRLFASARSAGRTLPWRGTEITVEDAATADYSGLDIVLFSAGGATSRALAEKVAAQGPVVIDNSSAWRMDPQVPLVVAEVNPHAAVDRPKGIIANPNCTTMAAMPVLRPLHAEAGLTALVATTYQAVSGSGLSGVAELDGQIRKTADRAAELTHDGAAVDFPAPEVYARPIAFNVLPLAGKIVDDGRFETDEEHKLRNESRKILEIPELKVSGTCVRVPVFSGHSLQVNARFERPISVERASELLAAAPGVALSEIPTPLQAAGQDPSYVGRIRVDETVEHGLALFLSNDNLRKGAALNAVQIAELVAADLS, encoded by the coding sequence ATGAGGATCGGAATCGTCGGAGCGACCGGCCAGGTCGGCGGAGTGATGCGCAGGGTGCTCGCCGAGCGTGACTTCCCGGCCGAGCAGCTGCGGCTGTTCGCCTCCGCCCGCTCGGCCGGGCGTACGCTCCCGTGGCGCGGTACCGAGATCACCGTCGAGGACGCCGCCACGGCCGACTACTCCGGTCTGGACATCGTCCTGTTCTCCGCGGGCGGCGCCACCTCCAGGGCGCTGGCCGAGAAGGTCGCCGCACAGGGCCCCGTCGTGATCGACAATTCCTCGGCCTGGCGGATGGACCCCCAGGTGCCCCTGGTCGTCGCCGAGGTCAACCCGCACGCCGCGGTGGACCGCCCCAAGGGCATCATCGCCAACCCGAACTGCACCACCATGGCCGCCATGCCAGTGCTGCGCCCGCTGCACGCCGAGGCCGGGCTCACCGCCCTGGTGGCCACCACCTACCAGGCCGTCTCCGGCTCCGGGCTGTCCGGCGTCGCCGAGCTCGACGGCCAGATCCGCAAGACCGCCGACCGCGCGGCCGAGCTCACCCACGACGGCGCGGCCGTGGACTTCCCCGCGCCCGAGGTGTACGCCCGCCCGATCGCGTTCAATGTGCTCCCGCTGGCCGGGAAGATCGTCGACGACGGCCGGTTCGAAACCGACGAGGAGCACAAGCTCCGCAACGAGAGCCGCAAGATCCTGGAGATCCCGGAGCTGAAGGTGTCCGGCACCTGTGTCCGGGTGCCGGTCTTCAGCGGCCACTCGCTCCAGGTGAACGCCCGCTTCGAGCGTCCGATCAGCGTGGAGCGCGCCTCCGAGCTGCTGGCCGCGGCCCCGGGCGTGGCGCTCTCGGAGATCCCGACCCCGCTCCAGGCCGCGGGCCAGGACCCCAGCTATGTGGGCCGGATCCGGGTGGACGAGACGGTCGAGCACGGTCTCGCGCTGTTCCTCTCCAACGACAACCTGCGCAAGGGCGCCGCGCTGAACGCGGTGCAGATCGCCGAGCTGGTGGCGGCCGACCTGAGCTGA
- a CDS encoding aminopeptidase N, whose product MPGTNLTREEAQQRARLLTVDAYEIELDLSGAQEGGTYRSVTTVRFDAAESGAESFIDLVAPTVHEVVLNGDALDPNEVFKDSRIALPGLLAGRNELRVVADCAYTNTGEGLHRFVDPVDQQAYLYTQFEVPDARRVYANFEQPDLKATFQFTVTAPEGWTVISNSPTPEPKDNVWRFEPTPRLSTYVTALIAGPYHSVHSSYEKDGRSVPLGIYCRPSLAEYLDSDAIFEVTRQGFEWFEEKFDYAYPFAKYDQLFVPEFNAGAMENAGAVTIRDQYVFRSKVTDAAYEARAETILHELAHMWFGDLVTMEWWNDLWLNESFATYTSIACQAHAPGSRWPRSWTSFANSMKTWAYRQDQLPSTHPIMAEINDLDDVLVNFDGITYAKGASVLKQLVSYVGMDEFFSGVQAYFKRHAYKNTRLSDLLGALEETSGRDLKTWSKKWLETAGINVLRPEIETDASGTVTSFAVRQEAPALPPGAKGEPTLRPHRIAIGLYNLNATGKLIRSERIELDVDGELTQVEQLIGAKRSAVILLNDDDLTYAKVRLDPDSLAVVTEHLGDFAESLPRALCWASAWDMVRDGELATRDYLALVLSGIAKESDIGVVQSLHRQVKLALDLYAAPAWRETGLAKWTEATLDHLRAAAPGSDHQLAWARAFTATARTDAQLDLVAGLLEGTETIEGLAIDTELRWALLQRLTATGRADEEAIAAELERDKTSAGERYAAMARAARPTPQAKAEAWASVVERDTLPNAVQEAVIGGFVQTDQRELLAPYTEKYFAAAKDTWNSRSHEMAQQIVVGLYPALQVSRETLDATDAWLASAEPTAALRRLMTESRAGIERALRAQAADANAG is encoded by the coding sequence GTGCCTGGCACCAACCTCACAAGGGAGGAAGCGCAGCAGCGGGCGCGCCTCCTCACGGTGGACGCGTACGAGATCGAACTGGACCTGAGCGGCGCCCAGGAGGGCGGTACCTACCGCTCCGTGACCACGGTGCGCTTCGACGCCGCCGAGTCGGGCGCGGAGTCGTTCATCGACCTGGTGGCGCCCACGGTGCACGAGGTGGTGCTCAACGGCGACGCGCTCGACCCGAACGAGGTCTTCAAGGACTCGCGGATCGCGCTGCCGGGGCTGCTGGCCGGGCGCAATGAGCTGCGGGTGGTCGCGGACTGCGCGTACACCAACACCGGTGAGGGGCTGCATCGCTTTGTCGACCCGGTCGACCAGCAGGCGTACCTCTACACCCAGTTCGAGGTGCCCGACGCCCGCCGGGTGTACGCCAACTTCGAGCAGCCCGACCTGAAGGCCACGTTCCAGTTCACCGTGACGGCGCCCGAGGGCTGGACGGTGATCTCGAACTCGCCGACGCCGGAGCCGAAGGACAACGTCTGGCGGTTCGAGCCGACCCCGCGCCTGTCGACCTATGTCACCGCGCTGATCGCGGGCCCGTACCACAGCGTGCACAGCTCGTACGAGAAGGACGGCCGCTCGGTGCCGCTGGGCATCTACTGCCGTCCCTCGCTCGCGGAGTACCTCGACTCGGACGCGATCTTCGAGGTGACGCGGCAGGGCTTCGAGTGGTTCGAGGAGAAGTTCGACTACGCGTACCCGTTCGCCAAGTACGACCAGCTCTTCGTGCCGGAGTTCAACGCGGGCGCGATGGAGAACGCGGGCGCGGTGACCATCCGCGACCAGTACGTCTTCCGCTCCAAGGTCACCGACGCGGCGTACGAGGCGCGGGCCGAGACCATCCTCCACGAGCTGGCCCATATGTGGTTCGGCGATCTCGTCACCATGGAGTGGTGGAACGACCTGTGGCTGAACGAGTCGTTCGCCACCTACACCTCGATCGCCTGCCAGGCCCATGCGCCGGGCAGCAGGTGGCCGCGCTCCTGGACCTCCTTCGCCAACTCCATGAAGACGTGGGCCTACCGGCAGGACCAGCTTCCGTCCACCCACCCGATCATGGCCGAGATCAACGACCTGGACGACGTCCTGGTCAACTTCGACGGGATCACCTACGCCAAGGGCGCCTCGGTGCTCAAGCAGCTGGTCTCGTACGTCGGGATGGACGAGTTCTTCAGCGGCGTCCAGGCGTACTTCAAGCGCCACGCCTACAAGAACACCCGGCTGTCGGATCTGCTCGGCGCGCTGGAGGAGACCAGCGGGCGCGATCTGAAGACCTGGTCGAAGAAGTGGCTGGAGACGGCGGGCATCAATGTGCTGCGGCCGGAGATCGAGACGGACGCGAGCGGCACCGTGACCTCCTTCGCGGTGCGGCAGGAGGCCCCGGCGCTGCCGCCGGGCGCCAAGGGCGAGCCAACGCTGCGGCCGCACCGCATCGCCATCGGGCTCTACAACCTGAACGCGACCGGCAAGCTGATCCGCTCCGAGCGCATCGAGCTGGACGTGGACGGTGAGCTGACCCAGGTGGAGCAGCTGATCGGCGCGAAGCGCTCCGCGGTGATCCTGCTCAACGACGACGACCTCACCTACGCGAAGGTGCGGCTGGACCCGGACTCGCTGGCCGTCGTCACCGAGCACCTGGGCGACTTCGCGGAGTCCCTGCCGCGCGCGCTGTGCTGGGCCTCGGCCTGGGACATGGTCCGCGACGGCGAACTGGCCACCCGCGACTACCTGGCGCTGGTGCTCTCGGGCATCGCCAAGGAGTCCGACATCGGCGTCGTCCAGTCGCTGCACCGCCAGGTGAAGCTGGCCCTGGACCTGTACGCCGCCCCGGCCTGGCGCGAGACGGGCCTGGCCAAGTGGACCGAGGCCACGCTCGACCATCTGCGGGCGGCGGCGCCGGGCAGCGACCACCAGCTCGCCTGGGCGCGGGCCTTCACCGCGACCGCCCGTACGGACGCGCAGCTCGACTTGGTCGCCGGGCTGCTCGAGGGCACCGAGACGATCGAGGGCCTGGCCATCGACACCGAGCTGCGCTGGGCACTGCTGCAGCGGCTCACCGCCACCGGGCGGGCGGACGAGGAGGCCATCGCGGCGGAGCTGGAGCGCGACAAGACCTCCGCGGGCGAGCGCTACGCCGCGATGGCGCGGGCCGCGCGGCCGACGCCGCAGGCCAAGGCGGAGGCGTGGGCGTCGGTCGTGGAGCGCGACACCCTGCCGAACGCGGTGCAGGAGGCGGTGATCGGCGGCTTCGTCCAGACCGACCAGCGAGAGCTGCTGGCGCCGTACACCGAGAAGTACTTCGCGGCGGCGAAGGACACCTGGAACAGCCGCAGCCATGAGATGGCGCAGCAGATCGTGGTGGGGCTCTACCCGGCGCTGCAGGTCTCGCGGGAGACCCTGGACGCCACGGACGCGTGGCTCGCGTCGGCCGAGCCCACGGCGGCGCTGAGGCGTCTGATGACGGAGTCCCGGGCGGGCATCGAACGCGCCCTCCGCGCCCAGGCCGCAGACGCCAACGCGGGCTGA